A region from the Lemur catta isolate mLemCat1 chromosome 7, mLemCat1.pri, whole genome shotgun sequence genome encodes:
- the PATE2 gene encoding prostate and testis expressed protein 2 isoform X2, translating to MFILFLLGTVFLFCPYWGNLQDPPKETEIMCHKCRKYHLGLCYDVMKSCSLKYKQSCAVENIYILTRKGKSMYHYSKLSCMTNCEDINFLGFEKRTELICCKHSNYCNLPEGL from the exons ATGTTTATTCTGTTTCTGCTGGGCACAGTCTTTCTGTTTTGCCCATATTGGG GTAATCTTCAAGACCCTCCAAAAG AGACTGAAATAATGTGtcataaatgtagaaaatatcaTCTTGGGTTGTGCTATGATGTCATGAAATCCTGCAGCCTGAAGTATAAGCAGTCCTGTGCTGTTGAGAACATCTATATACTTACAAGAAAAG GGAAGAGTATGTATCATTATTCAAAACTGTCGTGTATGACCAACTGTGAAGACATCAACTTCTTGGGTTTTGAAAAGAGGACTGAGCTTATCTGTTGCAAGCATAGTAACTATTGCAACCTCCCTGAGGGACTCTAG
- the PATE2 gene encoding prostate and testis expressed protein 2 isoform X1, which yields MFILFLLGTVFLFCPYWGNLQDPPKAETEIMCHKCRKYHLGLCYDVMKSCSLKYKQSCAVENIYILTRKGKSMYHYSKLSCMTNCEDINFLGFEKRTELICCKHSNYCNLPEGL from the exons ATGTTTATTCTGTTTCTGCTGGGCACAGTCTTTCTGTTTTGCCCATATTGGG GTAATCTTCAAGACCCTCCAAAAG CAGAGACTGAAATAATGTGtcataaatgtagaaaatatcaTCTTGGGTTGTGCTATGATGTCATGAAATCCTGCAGCCTGAAGTATAAGCAGTCCTGTGCTGTTGAGAACATCTATATACTTACAAGAAAAG GGAAGAGTATGTATCATTATTCAAAACTGTCGTGTATGACCAACTGTGAAGACATCAACTTCTTGGGTTTTGAAAAGAGGACTGAGCTTATCTGTTGCAAGCATAGTAACTATTGCAACCTCCCTGAGGGACTCTAG